The DNA sequence CGAGACGCTCAAGGCCTTTCCGTCGTTTGCCGAGTTTTACGGGCGGGCAGGGGCTAGTGCCGAGCCTGACTAGGCTGCAGCGACCGTCGCGGCGACGCTTTCTGACGCCACGCCCGAAGAACAGATCGACGCTGCGCATTCTGTAATGACCGCAGCGTTGAAAGCCGATTTGCTGCAGCGCGTTCTCGAGCAATCTCCTGCCTTCTTTGAACGCCTGATCATCGATCTACTCGTAGCAATGGGTTACGGCGGGTCTCATGAAGATGCCGCGCGCCAGCTTGGCAGGTCCGGTGACGGTGGCATAGACGGTATAATTGACGAAGATCGGCTTGGCTTGGACCGAATCTATGTTCAAGCGAAGCGCTACTCGACTGGTTCCGCAGTGGGCCGCCCCGAAGTCCAAGGGTTCGTCGGAAGCCTTGTCGGATTGGGCGCGAGCAAGGGCGTTTTCGTAACGACC is a window from the Novosphingobium sp. TH158 genome containing:
- a CDS encoding restriction endonuclease, which gives rise to MTAALKADLLQRVLEQSPAFFERLIIDLLVAMGYGGSHEDAARQLGRSGDGGIDGIIDEDRLGLDRIYVQAKRYSTGSAVGRPEVQGFVGSLVGLGASKGVFVTTSAFSKQATEYARSLQQRVVLIDGPRLTELMTEFGVGVRTTRVIDVKRLDEDFLRMMFERQQLGQFCRSQVTVKRQSLPKADSVGEALNGDNLRRRRPEI